The following are encoded together in the Pectinophora gossypiella chromosome 14, ilPecGoss1.1, whole genome shotgun sequence genome:
- the LOC126372528 gene encoding cell death abnormality protein 1-like, which translates to MDSDKVACACSTGGQCTCLGSTKRCEKCNCGETCNCKTTGEKCCNDCKCQCNQKTGKPCTCKGCTCSLKVDKKCKCEDCKCDCKCDKKGCVCVPTKGKPCVCICEDDKGDIKTCENCKCANGKCICKCGKPCLCVSTEGKCCVCICRDEKGDLKVCNDCNCGESCKCSSVGGKCSNDCKCNQETGKASTCKDCTCSLKVGKKCKCEDCKCDCKCDKKGCVCVPTKGKPCVCICEDDKGDIKTCKNCKCVDGKCDCKCGKACLCVSTEGQCCVCICRDEKGDLKVCNDCNCGQSCKCSSGGGKCSNDCKCSQKITGNCKCEDCKCDNK; encoded by the coding sequence atggatTCTGATAAAGTTGCATGTGCCTGTTCCACTGGTGGACAATGCACTTGTCTTGGAAGCACCAAACGCTGTGAGAAGTGTAACTGTGGTGAAACTTGCAACTGTAAAACAACTGGAGAAAAATGCTGCAACGATTGCAAGTGCCAATGCAATCAAAAAACCGGGAAGCCTTGCACTTGCAAAGGTTGTACTTGCTCGCTTAAAGTTGACAAGAAATGCAAGTGCGAAGATTGCAAGTGCGACTGCAAGTGTGACAAGAAGGGATGTGTCTGCGTTCCAACTAAAGGAAAACCTTGCGTTTGCATCTGTGAAGATGACAAAGGAGATATAAAAACTTGCGAAAATTGCAAGTGTGCTAACGGAAAATGTATCTGCAAATGTGGCAAGCCGTGTCTTTGCGTATCCACTGAAGGCAAATGCTGCGTATGCATCTGCCGTGACGAGAAAGGTGACTTGAAGGTATGCAACGATTGCAACTGTGGCGAGTCTTGCAAGTGCTCATCTGTTGGAGGGAAATGCTCCAACGATTGCAAGTGCAATCAGGAAACTGGGAAAGCCAGTACTTGTAAAGATTGTACTTGCTCGCTTAAAGTTGGCAAGAAATGCAAGTGCGAAGATTGCAAGTGCGACTGCAAGTGTGACAAGAAGGGATGTGTCTGCGTCCCAACTAAAGGAAAACCTTGCGTTTGCATCTGTGAAGATGACAAAGGAGAcataaaaacttgcaaaaattgCAAGTGTGTTGACGGAAAATGTGACTGCAAATGTGGCAAGGCGTGCCTTTGCGTATCAACTGAGGGCCAATGCTGCGTTTGCATTTGCCGTGACGAGAAAGGTGACTTAAAGGTATGCAATGATTGCAACTGTGGCCAGTCTTGCAAGTGTTCATCTGGTGGAGGGAAATGCTCCAACGATTGCAAGTGCAGTCAGAAGATAACTGGAAATTGCAAGTGTGAAGACTGCAAGTGTgacaataagtaa